A window from Glandiceps talaboti chromosome 15, keGlaTala1.1, whole genome shotgun sequence encodes these proteins:
- the LOC144446737 gene encoding uncharacterized protein LOC144446737, with the protein MATDKNKTPQLSANKMSSSLRERLKRSRRSFYSPNSSSHQISRIHSTVPDSDKDRPSTSTTLRLECESKDSEAINEPEVSDEIILHKFGRTIAEENTGKVTAGIAKHEQGGTDVQGCGQMDVNQQGQGQDITRQSQAQDIDRQYQGQVDISQHDQDQAIDRQGQYHADISQQAQGEDDIDRQGQSHLDIDKQGQCHGGIDNLNQLLQMRQDLNESLAIKEETLRKLKMVKMYRNKNDLERLQQLITKWRTASQDILLELQEKLPMEKKPRLGELIKSWQLDPDLLQFDGDVDSFRE; encoded by the exons ATGGCTacagacaaaaacaaaaccCCACAGTTGTCAGCAAACAAG ATGAGTTCTTCGCTCAGAGAAAGATTAAAAAGATCAAGGCGATCCTTTTATTCACCAAATAGTAGCAGTCATCAGATATCTCGGATACACAGTACTGTCCCAGACAGTGATAAAGACAGACCGTCTACATCTACAACATTAAGACTTGAATGCGAATCTAAAGACAGTGAAGCCATCAATGAACCTGAAGTGAGCGATGAAATAATACTACATAAATTTGGAAGAACAATTGCTGAAGAAAACACAGGTAAAGTGACTGCTGGTATTGCTAAGCATGAACAAGGTGGTACTGATGTGCAAGGTTGTGGCCAGATGGATGTCAACCAGCAGGGTCAAGGTCAGGATATTACCAGGCAAAGTCAAGCTCAGGATATTGACAGGCAGTATCAAGGCCAGGTAGATATCAGCCAACATGATCAAGATCAGGCTATTGACAGGCAAGGTCAATATCATGCAGATATCAGCCAGCAAGCTCAGGGAGAAGATGATATTGACAGACAAGGTCAAAGTCATTTGGATATTGACAAACAAGGTCAATGCCATGGGGGTATTGACAACCTGAATCAATTACTGCAAATGAGACAAGACCTTAATGAGTCACTTGCAATAAAAGAAGAAACACTGCGCAAATTAAAAATGGTCAAAATGTACCGGAACAAG AATGACTTGGAAAGATTACAACAACTCATTACCAAGTGGAGGACAGCAAGTCAAGATATTTTACTTGAACTGCAGGAAAAATTGCCAATGGAAAAGAAACCCAGGTTAGGAGAATTAATAAAATCATGGCAACTTGATCCTGACTTACTACAGTTTGATGGAGATGTGGATAGTTTCAGAGAATAA